From the genome of Pseudomonas mohnii:
AATCGGACAGTTCCCCGTTGGCGGCGCCGCGCCTCGGGACGATGACGGTTTTGTCATCATCACCGCCGACAGCGCCGGCGGCTTGCTGGACATTCACGACCGCCGCCCCGTCGTGCTGTCGGCCGAACTGGCGCGGGAATGGCTGGACCCGGCCACCCCAAAAGAGCGCGCCGAGCAGCTGGTACTTTTGCAGGGTGAAGGCAGCGATGCATTTCAATGGCACAGGGTGAGCAAAGCGGTTGGCAACGTCAGAAACCAGGCAGCCACCTTGATTGATGAAGTCACTTGAACCTGTCATTCCTCATGTCTGTCCGATGGGGATGCAGATCTCTCTGAATCCTCTTCTCGACTATCGCGTCCAGCCCAACATTGGCTTCGGAGGACCCCATGAGCGAGCTCGTCCCTTATGCCGTGCATTACCTACTCGACGGTGTGCGACAGCACTTCTTCAAGATGGCGGTAAAATTTTCGGAGGTCGACGCCATTCATTCGGCCTCCGTCCATGCATTTCCCCAGCACGACTTGCAAATGGCCACCTATTCATCCCTGGAAGCGGCGCGTATCAAGGCAAGGCAGTTGGGGATCACCCAGATTCGCTGGAATGAAGC
Proteins encoded in this window:
- a CDS encoding DUF6555 family protein, with translation MSELVPYAVHYLLDGVRQHFFKMAVKFSEVDAIHSASVHAFPQHDLQMATYSSLEAARIKARQLGITQIRWNEAV